The region GTGGAGGAAAGCTGGACGAGTCTCTTGCTGTCCATGCTGCCCACTGTGGACACCATGTGGAAATGCATTTCTTACAAttgctgtaattgttttttttacatataaatattatatatgaaaacaaaatgtgtctttgttgcatgtgaacaaaaatggctacatctaACTCAGGTTTAGTCATGCATACCATATGTTAAATGGAATCTGAATCACCGTGACATGCTAGATGTAATTAGCTTCCAGGACAAACAAGGATGTTTCAAGGTGGTGCAAGGACCTGCGTAAGAAGCTCAGGCTGCCAGCTGGACTTGTCCGTCAGGTTTTAAAGACTTGCAGCAACAGAAATGTTGTCGTTCATCCTGAATCATTCCTGTCAACTAAAAATTTCCCACAAATTATAATTACACCTACAGGCTCCTTATTTGGTCAGTGatagttaaaaatatatttgatgcAGACAAAGAGGCACGTACACATCCACCTCACAGGCGGTTTCAGATCTTTTTGTATTTACGTAGTGTTAGAGATTGTGATCAAAACCACATTTctctgaaagtttttatttttgaaacataGAATCTTCAAAACATATGTACATGTTAAAATTTAATaggcattttaaaataaataaactataataGTGCAtattaggaaataaaaattacaacacCTTTTAGATTATTTCATCAGTCATTACAATGCCAAAATTTATTAAAGACTAGGTACTTCCTGGTCACTGCATACAGGAGGAGATAAAGGACAAAACAACTAACCACTTGGACACTTTTACACCTTTAATCTAAACAAAGCCTGTGGTCCACTTGGGGTTTTTTCCACTAGCAAAAAGTAACATGCTGACACCTTTaagaaaaaatctttaaaatttgcCCAACTTTACAAAAGGCACTATTCCAGCACTGATCACATAGTGATTGTTTTTAAGACAAAGCGTTTATTCTGAACAAAAGAAAGtgtaattattatatttttaaatttttaaagtaatCCCAACCTGTTACAGGATAAATCAAAGTTCATATAAAATATTCATGATGAAGATATCTTCAGGGTTTTACAATAGTTCaagaatttattgattttttttgttgtctacAGTTTGCAGGTGGCCTGTGCCACCTTGGAGCTGGTCTTCCTGTTGAGGGTTCGGCAGATGAAAGCTCCAGCATCCATCAGCTTCTGGAGGTCCACGCCCTGAAGAGCGAGCACAAAAATCCAAGAGTGAAACTTTAGGAAATATTACACTTTTTCTAAGTGTTCATTTGAGGATTAGGGCATTTGAATAGAATGCCTCCTCTGCACCTCCCACTGTGAGGAGAtccggggcagacccagaactcactggagggattatatatatcctctctggcctgggaatgccttgggatcccccaggaggagctggggaggGAGGTCTGGGTCTCCCACCtagacctgttgcctctgtgacccgacCAGACAAATGAAAGAAGATGAACAGATGGACCTTTTATGCTGACGATGTAGTCtgaccatttgaatcaggtgtgttggagcagagtttgacacccctgcttcacatctttaattgtgaaagacagccattttataaacataaCCTAACTAGTCTAACCCCCTTCAAGCATTATTCATTTCTTCtagtttttaataacatttgacTAAACTTAAATTATGGAGCCTGTAAGAGATCAGGAAATGCAACATAAACAAACCCTTTtataacaacaataaatcttacagctttaacatgtttattttgtacTATTCATCAATTAAGACACAGATTTTACATGGCCCTGTGTTTAGattattctgcttttgttgACATTGTCAAAAGACAACCTATTCCAGACACAAGATTGTTAAAccattttgtatatttttgtattataaCAGATGCATAAATGCATTAGTAggaaagaagcttttttttactgagaaaaCCTTTAGTAATtataactaaatacaaaaacatgatgTCTTACTGTTTGAATCCCAAGTCCGTGCAGCATATAAACAACGTCTTCAGTTGCAACATTCCCAGAAGCCCCCTGGGCGTACGGACAGCCACCCAGTCCAGCTACTGACGAGTCCACAACACTGACTCCCAtctgaaaagcacaaacaaagtCTTAACTATGTTCTAATTGCAATAAAACCACCACATTGTTGACATTTTTCAGATTACAGCAACTCATTCTGACCTGTAAGGCTACAAGGATGTTAGCCAGAGCCTGGCCGTAAGTGTCATGACAGTGAACAGCCAAGGCACTGAGTGGCACCTCTTTGCTCACAGCTTCTAACATTTCAGTCATACTACCAGGAGTCCCCACTCCAATAGTGTCGCCCAAAGAGATCTCATAGCAGCCCATAGAGTACAAACGCTTAGCTAcctgcaagacaaaaaaaaagtttttgttatttagttctGTCAGTGACAAACGGCTTTACACTCGCTGAAATAAAGCAGCACTTCTCAAGTCAGAACTCACATGAGCGACTTTTTCAGGGGCTACCTTGCCTTCATAAGGGCAACCGACAACACACGAGACATAACTGTGGTGATGAGAAACATTGATGCAGCAACTTAAGGACAAGTCATGAAGATTTAATGGTTTACTGACAGCCAAAAGTAGGCCAGCAATCATACCCTCTTACTGGCACAGCAGCCTCTTTAGCTGCCTTCATAATGTCGTCAAAGCGCTGTAAACTCTCCTCCACCGAGCAGTTAATGTTCTTCTTACTGAACAGCTCAGATGCAGCACCAAATATGGCCACTTCTGAAGCTCCTGCCTTTACCTAGAGTTTAAGAAGAAATGAAATATAATAGGGTTTGTATACACAGGGCATGTATGAGTTGATGTAGAATATGTTGGCGTGTTTGACACCCACAGCAGCCTGGAAACCTTTGAGATTGGGGGTGAGGACTGGGTAGGACACTCCTGGTTTCTTACTGATGCCTTTCATCACTTCCGTCTGGTCTGCCATCTGACATTTGGATGACAGAAACACGTCGCCAACTAAAATAACAAGCCCCATTCAAGCCAACCCGTGGCACTTTCTGTATTCAGTGGGGTGTGTCATCACTTTTTCTGAGAATAGCTTAATGCTCACCTGTGGAACCCATTTAGGAGACACAAAGCTGGTGGCCTCAATGACTGCTAGTCCCGACTCTGACAACATGTTgatcagtttaatttttgtttccgTCGGGACAACGgtctgagagagaaaaaacaacaaacacaaaaacaaggaagACTTGATAAACAACGATGACTGTGCATGAAGCACGTCACTTCTCTGGATTACATCACTCATGAACTACGacccatttaatttttttgtttttaaatgacccTTTATAgaataattacacaaaaataaattatggaTTCATCTTAAACTAACCAGATTTGAATTACATGGATTGTTTCAAAGGTCTAAAGGGTATACAAGTTTTACAATAAATTGATTCTCCTTTCTgagatgaacaaaacaaacctacaacagagaaacaaataaagggATGATTTGAGATATCTTGAGTCTGGTTGTTGTTTCTAGTTAATGAAGCTTAAAAGATAATATCTACAAGATTAAatgtatttcctgtttttatttaacagatgcTTTAGtgtaggaaacaaaaaaactgatctcTTGTGCTGAATCtaatgaacaaaactaaaatgtgtaaatgattTATATCTTCTgcacattaaaaacactttctcaaatttatttttgcttatgTACATGTTTTCTCCAACAGTTAGAAAGGAATAAAGAATTTGAATTCATGATGTTGTGACTTCATGATTTGTTAACCCAATAGAAGTAAATCTAATTGTTTTGCAATTGTGATTCATTCCCttttgataattaaaaaaattaagtctATTACTtcaattttggtttgtttagatatgaaactttaaatattaaaaagagcACTGAAAAACCGTCGTTTTGTAGTCATTTAACTAaaatttctgaaaaagaaaatgaatcaaTCTAAAAATACACCTGCTCCTCCCAAACACTGATGGGTAACAATAGTTACTGTGATTAACAACTAATCAGTACGTTTCCTGGTTGCAAATCAGTGTAAATAAACAGCACAAATGAACTGATTTAAGTAAAGTAAATCAGAAATGTGTAATAAAACGCACCTTCTCATTTTGAAGACCATCTCTGGGTCCCacttccaccattttcaccttttcagGAAGAGCGTCAGCTGCTCTTAAACCAACCtaagagaataaaataaaacaaataaataaataaaaacacacacacatgaacgcAGTGTAGTAACagcttttgttaaataaactgacAGGTAACGTTTGATAGGAAAACTATTACCTCCTTGGACGATAATTAGAGCTAATTTACCGTAATGGACGCCAACACCTACATTCCTTCGTGTCTAAAAAGAAGCTGCCAGTAAAACCTGCCGGCTAGTAAAAAtaagatatataaaaaatagataCCTTACCGTTCTCAAATGGGCTGCAGAGCTAAACGCCAGGAACTGGCGATCCATTCCTGGTGTTAAAATGCTTCTGTTGACCAGTCTCATAGCGGCCGCCATCATTGTCCAGCCTCtgacgtcacttcctgctcTCAAGCGAGAAGACAAATCCGAAATCCGAATACAAATATTGCACGCGCGCCATCTAGTGGTAGAAAACTAGAACTGAATGACAATTTAAAATGGGTAAAGATGTGTTTctaattatctttaatttattgttttctacaTTATATTGTATTGCTTGATGGTAGCTCATACTTATTgctgttttactatttttagaataaattgttttactttcagaaagaaacGAGCTAATTATGCTCTACCACAATGTTGTTTATAACTGGAGACATTTGACTGATTGTGGttgttctttaaatttattccACCAGCATAAGTAAAACGAAAATAAGCTTAAAATTACTGTATACAAGGcagcttttgttattttatcatATCAAActaaagacacaaagaaacaggCCTACATTAAAGGTCATTGTTTATAAATCCAATCTGTTTGGAGGATTTATGACCAGTCTATGACTGCAAATTGTGTTACTCAgcctgttaaaaaagaaagagagagaaagaaagtcTAATTTTAGCCTGTGCACCCAGCATATAAtgatgactcagaaacaactgtacaaaaatatctttaatgtgtcaaaaataaaaaagacgaATAAATAATAACCGCTTATGTCATAGTGCATATAATGAACAAGCAACaatataaaagcaaagaaacactgaaaaataacaTACATGCCCTGGAAAATCTGTAGTTTTAGGGAAATGTAGAGCCATAATTTAGTATGAGTCACTATTTGTcttaaatgacaacaaaatctcccaaaaagctgcaaagatgtgtttttttcatgcatataaaagacaaaacacttaCAGAAAAGGTTATCATTTAACTCCAACTAAACCAAATTCAACACTGATTATGCATGCATTGGATACTGCATATATTCAGCAAGACGAACAAAATGCTTCCATTTTCACCACAGTCTTACTGAAATGAAATGATAGTTCCATTTAACTAATTAATTCCTAATACAACACAGATGTGTGTATTTACATCACTGGACCCCAAAGTGTATGCataaattctaatttttttttgcatggctTTGTATCTGCACACACTTTGGTCCAGTTTCATGACAGCTCTTCATCGCTGTCGTCCACCTGCTGGATGATGAGGTCTGCCCCCGAGTCTTCAGCCaggtcatcatcatcattcacCATCCAGTTCCTCTTggtgtctccctcctcctcaccGTCCACACCTAGTAACAGGGCCGGCTCATCATTGGGCGCCTGCAGACTGTCCATGGGGATGTCGTCACAGCCCACTTCCTGGATGCAGGTGGTGCACATGCGGTAGCGGCGCGTGCCCTCACAAACCACATGTCCAGTCTCCTCAGTCACTTGACATTTGCACTTCCTGCACACCAGCTTCCTGGCTTGGTGGATCTGCAGAAATGTAAACAGAGTAagatgtttaaatattattgtAAATTAGTTTATTGCTGTTCAGGTTTGCCTAAAAATCAATTCAGAAGTTGTTGTCTTTAGATCTGAACACCTTTGGAACACACTGTTTTAAGATTTCAGTTACTCCAGATGACAGAATAAATTTGGGTAAtctgaactaaactaaattataCATATTTAAATTCGGATTGGGTTTAATTACACTTTCTATATAGTGCcagaaaataattcattttgtcCGGTACTATAGAAATAACTTGATTAAATACCACTTTCTGGCTCCTACCGTCTCAAAGTGGCTGCGGAGATGCTCCAGGCGAGTGAAGCGCTTATTGCAGGCCTGACAAGGATACGGCCTCTCCCCGGTGTGACAGCGCAGATGACGCTTCAGGTCGGCCTTCCTCTTCACCGTGTGCGTACAAAACGGGCATTTGAAGCGCATGATTGGATTGGAATCtgcaatgggaaaaaaaaaacagttgagaAATTTTCACTGAAACCATTCATCATGAACtggtatttatttttgacatttctaaAAGCCCAACCTTTATTAAAGTGGCTAATGACACCAACAATCGGTGGTAGCGTGGCGTAAAGCTCCTCTGCCTTTTCAGCCTTTTGAGTTCTTGCctcctgaatgtccaggtcctCATGCTGGCTGGAGCGAGTGCTGTTGGACGCCCTCCTTTTGTTCCCCCCTGCTCTTCCACGCCGGCGCTCTGATCCAGGTAATGTGTACAGAGGGTCCTGAGGGTCCTGCAGGTCGTCTACCTCTGCACTGAACTCATTAGCAGGGCTGCTTGGGTTAGTCTTAAGGGCAGAGGCAGAAACATCCTGCTCCCCGTCTTTTCCCATAAAACCAGACTGGGATCTGGAGTTGTCACGGGTCCAGAGTGCAGGCGGTGGGCTGACAGAGCGGGGGCCTTGCTGCTGGTGTTCTGTGGACTCGTCTCCTGCTCCACTGGTGAATGAACATGTCTCAGACAAGCTGAGGCAGCGGTCACTGTCCTCATCTTTCACGCTGATGTCTAAAGAGGACTTGATAAAGTTCTTACAGTAGTTGATGACGCTGTTCATCTGCAGGTAGCTGGCTGCAGACATGACTTCAATCACATTGTGACTGGAGAGATCCAGCTGGCCGGAGTAGATGAAATCCAGGATGACGGTAAAAGTCTCCGGGCTGAAGACGTCGAAGGTGGCGTTGACGGTGTCAGGCAGCCCGTCGGGCCCCTGGGTCAGCAACATGCGGAAGTATCCGCTGCTGGCGAACAAGACGTTCCGGTGCGCCCTGAAGAGCTGGCCCTCCACCAGAACACTGCAGTCACAGAAAAGCTCCTGGTGGCGCTGCTGGTTGAGCTGCTTCAGCAGGTTGCTTTGGTGAGATACTGTGATGTCGGCCGTGTTGAACCACCTCTGAGGCTGCCTGCAGGAGACAACATGACAGCATTCTCACCGACACTGAAAGCACCACACACCGACTTAAAATCACTcagcacacaaaaatgattaaagtgaCACTGGGATATTCTGGTCATTATAATCTTCAATTTCAAAGCAATAATTAGTGGTGCCAATGCATAGGTCCTGAAGCACCTTTATTACTATTCCATTTAAATATCTTTGGTTTCTTGTtgcacagatttgttttaaaacatgcagattatACACTAAAATGTGTGGCTCAATTGGTAAATCTGGGCTGTAACTTTTGGCAGCAGTTTGCCACAGACAAAATTCACAAAGGATtgtgaaaaagctgcagaaacaagcttttatgattttatgatttttacagatttttcagCAACATGCTTAACTGGGAAATGATGATAATACTACTTTTTGAATTGTCCAaaaattttaaaccttttgtaaACAAGTTACCTTTTGTGATGCATATACAAATTGTATATTCACATATAACACATAATTTTGTCTTCTCTCACTCAGTGTGGCTTTCACTGCAACAGGACTTctagttttctctcaaatccccctaGAATACAGATAGACTTACATTATAActcaaatattctcttcaaaactggaagtgaagaatctttttaacttgtcatatctcctccTAAAACACTGTAGAGACAGAAAAGTACACATGTGTGACTATCGGAGTCTTCTTTTTAAGATCTGTCTTATAGTTCTCACACaaagactgtttgtttgaggcttacttttcagtctgcatttctgtctggCTCTACAGGTTTGTGGCCACAATGGTCACCATAATGAAACACTGACAACAGTTTTAACTGTTTggatacagtttatacatccaattttttttcttggcttgGATTATTACAAAGtgatgttggaattttgggTCGTAACTGCACTCGCAcccattttctacttttatttatgtcCGCATCCTTTCTGCGGGTCGTATTAAGTAACCCGGCTGAGGTTTAGCTGACACATTCACGCCATAATTTACATAAATGACGCCTCGAGACTGGCACAAGTCCTGCCAGGCAtcacagttttacaaaataaatgtctttactGATCCAAAACCACTCCTACAAAAGTGCCAGGGCTGacccaaataactcacaacCACAGTGGAACATTTTAAGCTTCAGATCCCAAATATTGGCTGCTAGGTGacatttcaaatatatataaatacgcCCCGCAGGTCCATCTGTGATTTATTGCACCTTTGTGATATTGGACTAGAGACCCCGCCCACTTGGCTTCACTCTGCCCTGTGATTTGCTGGGCAATCAGTCAatcaaaatattcttttttttttaaatgtgttacgCCCGACTTCAGACAGAGAGCATCGGGTGACAGACTCTTTAATCATTTCTGTGTGATGAGTTCAAGGAACgcaaaaaaagaagtaaaaaaaaataaaaaaaagggtgatGAATTCAACGCATCGGAATAATTCAGACTGGAATATAAATACTGCAGCTGGTCATGCAGTTCACATATATAtaggttttatatatatatatataaataaaaatttccaGCAATCtatatttttctgcagcttAAAGAGGCATCTTCATGAAATACCCGAATCGAGCGCGTTCGCGTTTTAATTTGCGGTGCGGTGTTCTTCAGGAGGCTCCGCAGCGCCCGATAACCCTCGATGAAAACGCCCGCCCGCAGCACGCTCCCGTCCCCTTT is a window of Kryptolebias marmoratus isolate JLee-2015 linkage group LG10, ASM164957v2, whole genome shotgun sequence DNA encoding:
- the zbtb8a gene encoding zinc finger and BTB domain-containing protein 8A, yielding MKMDMVADLGASRHYRAPGESSHQQPQRWFNTADITVSHQSNLLKQLNQQRHQELFCDCSVLVEGQLFRAHRNVLFASSGYFRMLLTQGPDGLPDTVNATFDVFSPETFTVILDFIYSGQLDLSSHNVIEVMSAASYLQMNSVINYCKNFIKSSLDISVKDEDSDRCLSLSETCSFTSGAGDESTEHQQQGPRSVSPPPALWTRDNSRSQSGFMGKDGEQDVSASALKTNPSSPANEFSAEVDDLQDPQDPLYTLPGSERRRGRAGGNKRRASNSTRSSQHEDLDIQEARTQKAEKAEELYATLPPIVGVISHFNKDSNPIMRFKCPFCTHTVKRKADLKRHLRCHTGERPYPCQACNKRFTRLEHLRSHFETIHQARKLVCRKCKCQVTEETGHVVCEGTRRYRMCTTCIQEVGCDDIPMDSLQAPNDEPALLLGVDGEEEGDTKRNWMVNDDDDLAEDSGADLIIQQVDDSDEELS
- the hmgcl gene encoding hydroxymethylglutaryl-CoA lyase, mitochondrial, whose translation is MMAAAMRLVNRSILTPGMDRQFLAFSSAAHLRTVGLRAADALPEKVKMVEVGPRDGLQNEKTVVPTETKIKLINMLSESGLAVIEATSFVSPKWVPQMADQTEVMKGISKKPGVSYPVLTPNLKGFQAAVKAGASEVAIFGAASELFSKKNINCSVEESLQRFDDIMKAAKEAAVPVRGYVSCVVGCPYEGKVAPEKVAHVAKRLYSMGCYEISLGDTIGVGTPGSMTEMLEAVSKEVPLSALAVHCHDTYGQALANILVALQMGVSVVDSSVAGLGGCPYAQGASGNVATEDVVYMLHGLGIQTGVDLQKLMDAGAFICRTLNRKTSSKVAQATCKL